One window from the genome of Dermacentor variabilis isolate Ectoservices unplaced genomic scaffold, ASM5094787v1 scaffold_13, whole genome shotgun sequence encodes:
- the LOC142566781 gene encoding uncharacterized protein LOC142566781: MPHTMFGFRKCLSTQDILLQIKEEVLTTIPKYGENILLALDLKAAFDNVSHRAVLEGLSNIGCGQRIHNYVRAFLSDRSATIGIGGIRTDTFNMPKKGTPQGSVISPTLFNIVMIGLARKLEKIEGLRHAIYADDVTIWVTKGSLGEKQDLLQSAADTVHAYTEHCGLVCSPEKSEVLRVYRRGYNLQNSIDIFIGGKKIPEVSQVKILGMWIQSNCRVDHTIRQLANTTAQITRMIARISNRRRGMKEEDTCRLIQALVISRIVYSVPYQTPLEQEKEQLEAILRKAYKCALGLPVNTSTEKFLQLGINNTVQEHIEAHLLAQKMRLMLTPTGRNTLKILGMRDACREINSTESIPKEIREIIEVSPIPRNMHPKLHKARRKARSEAHNRYFSARKDVLYVDATTYKEHSGAVVSVVDHQLREINCASIKGNNILEAEEAAIALAITHKGEEATTTILTDSQEACRRYSSGRISTAAIRILKTRKITFSRCFITWTPGHETVTGNQRADANARAYANRGAHHDGEPDTVTRRYGAILENQRALRRIYPPPHKDLSREQSVAWRQLQTNTYPNLSLLSKIYPSTYDNKCPLCGEHATLYHVTWACQKPKVAPVHKTPTPEQWEAALSCSKPEEQLKLIDRASKMAEATGALD; the protein is encoded by the coding sequence ATGCCACacactatgtttggattcagaaAATGCCTCTCAACGCAAGACATCCTCCTGCAGATTAAGGAGGAGGTACTTACTACCATCCCGAAATATGGAGAAAATATCTTGCTTGCACTCGATCTTAAGGCGGCCTTCGACAATGTAAGTCATAGGGCTGTGCTGGAGGGTCTCAGCAACATTGGTTGCGGGCAGAGAATACACAACTACGTCAGAGCTTTCCTCAGTGACAGATCCGCCACCATTGGTATAGGAGGCATCAGGACTGACACCTTCAACATGCCCAAAAAgggaacaccgcaaggctctgtgaTATCCCCTACGCTTTTTAACATTGTTATGATCGGGTTAGCACGGAAGCTCGAAAAAATTGAAGGGCTCAGGCatgccatatacgccgacgacgtcacaaTCTGGGTGACCAAGGGATCCTTAGGAGAAAAACAAGACCTTTTGCAGAGCGCAGCAGATACAGTCCATGCATACACTGAACACTGCGGGCTTGTCTGCTCCCCGGAGAAATCCGAGGTGCTCAGAGTCTACAGAAGAGGATACAATCTGCAAAACTCCATAGACATCTTCATAGGGGGGAAGAAGATTCCGGAGGTATCCCAAGTTAAGATCCTTGGCATGTGGATACAGAGCAACTGTCGTGTGGACCACACAATCAGACAGCTGGCAAACACTACAGCTCAGATCACAAGGATGATCGCAAGAATCTCAAACAGACGGCGAGGTATGAAAGAAGAGGACACATGTAGGCTAATACAGGCCCTCGTGATCAGTAGGATTGTATACAGTGTCCCCTACCAAACACCGCTCGAGCAGGAAAAAGAACAATTAGAGGCAATCCTTAGGAAAGCTTACAAATGCGCTCTCGGACTACCGGTCAACACCTCGACGGAGAAATTCCTTCAATTGGGCATAAACAACACAGTGCAAGAACACATCGAAGCTCACCTTCTCGCGCAGAAAATGAGACTCATGCTGACTCCAACGGGCAGGAACACGCTGAAGATACTGGGTATGAGAGATGCTTGCAGAGAAATTAACAGCACGGAAAGCATACCTAAAGAGATTCGAGAGATCATTGAGGTTAGCCCGataccgagaaacatgcaccctaaattacacaaggccagaagaaaggcaagatcaGAAGCACACAACAGATATTTCTCGGCGAGAAAAGACGTGTTATACGTCGACGCGACCACATACAAAGAGCACTCCGGGGCGGTAGTCAGCGTTGTTGATCACCAGCTTAGAGAAATCAATTGCGCTTCGATCAAAGGCAACAACATCCTGGAGGCTGAGGAAGCGGCAATCGCACTCGCCATCACCCACAAGGGCGAAGAGGCCACTACAACAATActtacggactcgcaagaagcgtgCAGAAGGTACAGCAGTGGACGCATATCCACTGCGGCCATCCGCATACTCAAGACGAGAAAAATAACCTTTTCGAGATGCTTCATTACGTGGACACCAGGTCATGAGACTGTGACAGGGAACCAGCGTGCCGACGCCAACGCCCGAGCATACGCCAACCGGGGGGCGCACCACGACGGGGAACCGGACACAGTCACCAGACGCTATGGAGCAATTTTAGAAAACCAAAGAGCCCTAAGGAGGAtctacccccctccccacaaAGACCTTAGTAGAGAGCAGTCGGTTGCCTGGAGACAACTGCAGACTAATACATACCCCAATCTGAGTCTGCTCAGCAAAATCTATCCGTCAACATACGACAATAAATGCCCGCTATGCGGTGAACACGCAACGCTTTACCACGTTACATGGGCCTGCCAAAAGCCAAAGGTAGCGCCAGTACACAAAACACCAAcaccggagcagtgggaggctgcgctATCCTGCTCGAAGCCTGAAGAACAGCTCAAGCTGATCGACAGAGCTAGCAAGATGGCAGAGGCcactggggccctggactga